The following is a genomic window from Terriglobia bacterium.
GAGCAAACTTCATTTCCAATCCAACCTGGCAGCTTCTCAACCTGAAGCACCTCGTCACCGCTCACCCCCTTGGCGGTTGCCCGATGGCAGATGACTATACCCAAGGTGTCGTCGACGCGACAGGCCGCGTGTACGCGGCTGACGGCTCGCTCCACGCCGGTCTCTCGGTTACCGATGGTTCCGTGGTGCCAAGCGCGTTAGGAGTGAACCCGTTGCTCACCATCTCCGCTTTGACGGAGCGTTTCATCGACAAAAAAATCGCCCAGCTTGCCGGGGGGACTGCGCCTTGAGTGTTTTCGCCGCCTTTTCTCCTACTTTTCCCCCCACATTTGCGCGTGTTGCGCCTGTCGCGCGAACAGTTCGGGGTTGTAGAACTTCTGGTAGTACTCCAGCTCCAGGTGTGAGAACTGAAGCCAGATTCCCGGCGCGTAAAATGCGTCGGTGTGGGCCGGGAAGCGGCCGTAAGTGTCCCAGATGTAATTACAAATGTCCTTCGTATATTGCACGTTTTGGGGTGAATAATGCGCGGCGTTGCTCAAGTAGTTCTGAGCGTACGACTCGGAATTGTATGACCGCTCGAAGACGCTGAGATCGGAGTAAGGTCCCGCACCGGTGTACTTCTCCGCCAGCACCTGGTCGACCGCAGCGTCCATCGATGAGACGTAGGGCGGGCACAGTCCCTCCAGGACTCCGTCGATTCCCACCGGGTTCGGCTGCGTGGACGGCAACGGCGGCCACACATCCCATTGTTTGGCTGGAGTTTGCATACGAAATCCGAGACCAAGCCAGCCCTTTGAAGTATCGCGCTGGAAGATGTATGGCGGGGCGATTGAGGAGTGGACCCAGCCGCCGACTCCCATTGCCTGGCCGAGAAGCATCAGGTTCTGTAAAAGGAAGAACGCTTCGTAAGGAACCCGCATTGACGTTTCCAGCCCGAGCGGTACGTAAATGTCCGGATTAACCCAACCGTCCTGGGCGCGGCTCAGGCCGCCGACCACCTGATACGGCAGTTGCTTGTCGACCAGACCAGTCTTGATGGCTGCCCACTCCGCCGCTTCGACAACGTCGGCGGGCTTGAAACATTGCCAGTCGTCGATGAATAGCGGCCGTTGGCCGTCGCGCTCCGACAGCAAGTTCAAAATGATATTGATGTAGGCGCGGGTGCAGTCGACGACCGGGAAAAAGATGGTCGTGCCGGGCAGGTTCGAGATTTGCTTATTCCAGCCGAGATAGTAGGGGAATTGACGGGGGAAATCGAGTCTCTGATCGAACAGCTTGACCTTGATCGCTGCGGCTGCCGAGATCCAGTCGCTGTCCGACCAGTCCGGCCATTTCGGCGGAAACTGGCTCATGAACGCGAGGCCGTCCTTGCCGTTGAGCCGCTTCAACAGCCAGGTTCCCTCATCGTTGAGCATGAAGAACGCGGTGGCCTGCGCGTTGTCGGGACTGCTGGCCGAACGCGACAGAATGTTCAGGAACGGTGTGCCGAGTTCATTGCCTCCACCCGGGATTTGCAATGGGCCATCATGCATCGTTTGCTGGCCGACGAGCCCCGTGGAAACGACTAGAATTGCCTCCTCCAGGGGCGAGAGCGGCTGCGGCTGGTTCGGACTGGTATAACTTAGACCGTCCGACACCAATGAAGCGCCGCGCGCGATCCGCCGGGTCCGGCGATCGGTGATCGCAGACATGAGCGGGTAGTTGAACAGTGCATCCAGAGCCGGGCTTCTTGTTGGTTGCGTCGTTGAATTTTTCGTGGCGTCGTTGTCGGTGGGCACTTTATTCCTCCGCCGGAATCATACCATCCTGTTTCGCGATGGCTCTGTTGCTGCAACTTCGTCGTTACGGCTGTCCAAATTGACGCGAATTGATTGCGGATCTTCCGGGAAAAGCCGGACAATAGCCAGAGGTGATTCATGGCGACCCCGATAGTAGTCCGATACGGGAATATCCAGGAAGCATTCGAACAGAACCCGGGCGACGTTCTCCAGGCTATTAATGATGGGGCCACGAGCGCTGCAGGAGGCGATACGCAGCAAGGTACGGCAATGGTAGCTGCATGGAACAACGCCGTCGCCGAACTCGCAAAAGATGACAAAGGAGCCGGGCTGATGTCGTCGCCTCGCGACGATCTTGCGTCCCGAATTCAGACAAGCATCGCGCAGCATGCTGTCGAACAGGCAAAGCTGCAACAGGTGCAACCGTCTACCGTAATAAGCACTCCTGGAGGCGATTTCGAAGCTCCGGAAATCGTGGAAGTCAAGTTCAGCAATGCCGATCTGATTGGCTGGATTGGAATGTCATGGAAGCTTATTTTTAAACCCGAAAGACATCCCTGGATCAATCCTCCGGTGGAGCCCGAGAAACTCGCCAATGACGCAATCATCGCGCTTTTTGGTGATTGGGCCACTGGACTGTATGGCGCACCGGTTATTTCACAACACGTTGCGAAGTTGGATCGTTGCGATGTTGTTCTTCACCTTGGTGATACCTACTATTCCGGTGGAGACGACGAAGTTGTGCGGCGGCTTGTGGACGATTGGCCGAAGCGTGACGGGAAGAGCGTGAATCGGACTTTGAATGGAAATCATGAAATGTATTCGGGAGGACACGGCTATTTTACGGCCTTGCAGAACTTTTTTAATCAACAGGCGAGTTGTTTTGCGATGCAGAATGACAACTGGCTGATTATTGGGCTCGATACGGCATACGTCGACAGCGATCTGGCCGGCACCCAGGTGGACTGGTTAAATTCAATGGTCGCCGCCGCGGGTACACGGAAGTTGATTCTGTTTTCGCACCACCAGCCGTTCTCACAATTGGATTCCCAAGGTCCCCAACTGCAACAGAAATTGCATGATCTTCTGAACAAGCAGCGCATCTATGCATGGTTCTGGGGGCACGAGCACCGGTTGGTGCTTTACGAACCTCATTCGCAGTGGGGTTTTAAAGGGCGTTGCGTGGGGCACGGAGGGTTTCCTGCATTTCGGGACAACCTGCCCGGTGCGGGCGGCAAAATCTACCAGTGGATTCGCCTTACTGCACAACCCCATGTTCCCGCCGCCAGGCTCCTGGATGGCCCCAATTTTTGGGTGACTCAAGACCCCGAGGGATATAACCCGAATGGCTACGCCGTGCTCGAATTCGCAGGGCCGAAATGTTTTGAGACGTACCGCACCGCAGACGGAATAGCTGTCACCGGAAGAGTAGAACTCTAGCGAAGTTGCCGCATGATCTGGAGGCGTCCTCGCCATCGTCCGGCCGTATTTTTGCGGAGGTCAACCTCCTTCACTTTCCAAATACCCAGATCCGGGCACCTCGCGCTCGATGCCGCTGGCTTGGAAATGGTTCGGCGTAGGTCGCCAGCGGGGTCCGCGTGCCGGACTCGTAGCTGCAGATCCAGTACCCTGCCGCCGGTCTGCCGCCTTTGATCGAAAATGCCATCTTTTGCCAATCGGGGACTGCTTTCTTCGTTGCGTCATTTGGCTCGGACACGCCGTCCGCGCTCCACTCTGGAACACCATTGCAGTCGCTCGCCTGTAGTTCCAGCCGGTATTGTTTGCCGGGCTCGAGGTAAATGGTCGCCCGACCCTGCGCATCAAGATGCAACGGGTTTGGGTTGGGCTTTGGCAGTAGTAATAGAGTGAGCAGCAGAAGCTTCACATCGGCCTCCCCGATCATCTGCACATTGCTTACCAATCATTAAACAGACTGATTCCATAGACAAATGTTGGGATTGGGCTGACGTTAAACAGGAACTATTCCACGAATTTCGAAGCCCTGCCATGTACTGGGGTGGAACGCTGTTGCGTCTGTCGACTTGCCGCTCTTGTGATCAGCTAATGATTTTCCTGCGATAATCGGGGCGAGAGGATTCGAACCTCCGACCTCCTGCGCCCAAGGCAGGCGCG
Proteins encoded in this region:
- a CDS encoding metallophosphoesterase, whose protein sequence is MATPIVVRYGNIQEAFEQNPGDVLQAINDGATSAAGGDTQQGTAMVAAWNNAVAELAKDDKGAGLMSSPRDDLASRIQTSIAQHAVEQAKLQQVQPSTVISTPGGDFEAPEIVEVKFSNADLIGWIGMSWKLIFKPERHPWINPPVEPEKLANDAIIALFGDWATGLYGAPVISQHVAKLDRCDVVLHLGDTYYSGGDDEVVRRLVDDWPKRDGKSVNRTLNGNHEMYSGGHGYFTALQNFFNQQASCFAMQNDNWLIIGLDTAYVDSDLAGTQVDWLNSMVAAAGTRKLILFSHHQPFSQLDSQGPQLQQKLHDLLNKQRIYAWFWGHEHRLVLYEPHSQWGFKGRCVGHGGFPAFRDNLPGAGGKIYQWIRLTAQPHVPAARLLDGPNFWVTQDPEGYNPNGYAVLEFAGPKCFETYRTADGIAVTGRVEL